One window of Anaerolineales bacterium genomic DNA carries:
- the gyrA gene encoding DNA gyrase subunit A — protein sequence MAEENLIAGNIESVDIDEQMRSAYLDYAMSVIVARALPDARDGMKPVHRRILYAMHELGLRSNSSFKKSARIVGEVLGKYHPHGDSAVYESMARMAQDFSMRYMLVDGQGNFGSVDGDAPAAMRYTEARLQKMAEEMLADLDKETVDFGPNFDDSLQEPLVLPARLPNLLLNGASGIAVGMATNIPPQNLRELAGAITHLIDNYDKIEDVTVEDLMKYVQGPDFPTGGMIVGTEGINSAYSTGRGRIVMRGIAHIEEEKGGKYQINITEIPYQVNKSSLIERIAELVREGKIDQISDLRDESDKRGMSIVIELKRGAQPKKVLNQLYKYTALQSTFGVQMLALVDGEPRTLPLKRLLQIFIDHRQTVITRRSRFELDKAKARLHILDGYLIALNNIDAIIKTIRNAEDADKAKTALMTKFKLSELQAQAILDMQLRRLAALERWKIEEEHKQVRSTIDYLEDLLANPKKILALIKGDMNEVAEKYGDDRRTRISAEAKEDIHDEDLVPDESVLISLTERGYVKRVAASAFRQQSRGGRGVKGHTTKEEDEVVMLIPARSLDTMLFFTDKGKVYSEKVYQIPDLDRATKGIPLVNILALGANEKVTAAMSIRDFSPKQFCMMMTARGRVKRVSMEEFESVRPSGLIAVNLDEGDTLGWARLTSGKDEIIIVTENGQALRFSEEKVRAMGRQAAGVQGIRLKKGDVVTSMDVVNKDGALLVVTTGGFGKQTPLKEYAPKGRATGGIATIDQKALKEIGKIAAARVVQKEDDLTIMTANGVVIRLKVKDVKQSGRATKGVHLIKPQDGDSVASVARISADDLKKAGAPMEDKEAEPQPKLV from the coding sequence ATGGCTGAAGAGAATCTGATCGCAGGAAACATCGAATCGGTTGACATCGACGAACAGATGCGCTCGGCGTACCTCGATTACGCCATGAGCGTGATCGTGGCGCGCGCCCTTCCGGACGCACGCGACGGGATGAAGCCGGTGCATCGGCGCATTCTATATGCGATGCATGAGTTGGGTTTGCGCTCGAACTCGTCTTTTAAAAAGTCGGCGCGTATCGTCGGTGAAGTGTTGGGTAAATACCACCCGCACGGCGACTCGGCGGTGTATGAGTCGATGGCACGCATGGCGCAGGATTTCTCGATGCGCTATATGCTTGTGGACGGTCAGGGGAATTTTGGTTCGGTGGACGGCGACGCGCCCGCCGCGATGCGTTATACCGAAGCACGCCTGCAAAAGATGGCGGAGGAAATGCTGGCGGATCTCGACAAGGAGACTGTGGATTTTGGTCCCAACTTCGATGATTCTCTTCAGGAACCGCTCGTTCTCCCGGCTCGACTCCCGAACCTGTTGTTGAACGGCGCTTCGGGCATTGCCGTCGGGATGGCGACAAACATCCCGCCGCAAAACCTGCGGGAACTGGCGGGGGCGATCACTCACTTGATCGACAACTACGACAAGATCGAAGATGTTACCGTGGAAGACTTGATGAAATATGTGCAGGGACCGGATTTCCCGACCGGCGGCATGATCGTCGGCACGGAAGGAATCAACTCGGCGTACAGCACCGGGCGGGGACGAATCGTCATGCGCGGCATCGCCCACATCGAGGAAGAGAAGGGCGGTAAGTATCAGATCAATATCACGGAAATCCCGTATCAGGTCAACAAATCCAGCCTGATCGAACGCATCGCAGAACTCGTCCGCGAGGGCAAGATCGACCAGATCTCCGACCTGCGCGATGAGTCGGATAAGCGCGGCATGAGCATCGTGATCGAGCTTAAACGCGGCGCGCAGCCGAAGAAGGTTTTGAACCAGCTTTATAAATACACAGCACTACAGTCCACATTTGGTGTACAAATGCTGGCTCTGGTGGACGGCGAACCGCGTACTTTGCCATTGAAGCGCCTTCTGCAGATCTTCATCGACCACCGCCAGACCGTCATCACTCGCCGCTCCAGGTTCGAATTGGACAAAGCGAAGGCGAGACTCCATATTTTGGATGGTTACCTCATTGCTTTGAACAACATCGACGCCATCATCAAGACCATCCGTAACGCGGAGGATGCCGATAAAGCCAAAACCGCGTTGATGACGAAATTCAAATTGAGCGAGCTGCAAGCGCAGGCGATCCTCGATATGCAGCTGCGCCGCCTTGCCGCGCTCGAACGCTGGAAGATCGAAGAGGAGCACAAGCAGGTCCGCTCGACGATCGATTACCTTGAAGACCTGCTTGCCAATCCGAAGAAGATCCTTGCATTGATCAAGGGTGATATGAACGAGGTCGCGGAAAAATACGGCGACGACCGGCGCACGCGAATCTCTGCTGAAGCCAAAGAGGACATTCATGACGAAGACCTCGTGCCGGATGAATCCGTGCTGATCAGTCTGACTGAGCGCGGATACGTCAAACGCGTTGCGGCATCGGCATTCCGCCAACAGAGCAGAGGCGGGCGTGGTGTGAAAGGCCACACGACGAAAGAAGAAGATGAAGTCGTGATGCTGATCCCGGCGCGCAGCCTCGACACGATGCTGTTCTTTACCGATAAGGGCAAAGTCTATTCCGAAAAGGTCTATCAAATCCCTGACCTTGACCGCGCAACGAAGGGAATCCCGTTGGTGAATATCCTGGCGCTGGGAGCGAACGAGAAAGTGACCGCCGCGATGTCCATCCGCGATTTCTCGCCCAAACAATTTTGCATGATGATGACCGCGAGGGGACGAGTCAAGCGCGTCTCGATGGAGGAATTCGAGTCGGTGCGCCCATCAGGATTAATTGCAGTAAATCTCGATGAGGGCGACACTTTGGGTTGGGCGCGGCTGACATCCGGCAAGGACGAGATCATCATCGTCACCGAGAACGGGCAGGCTTTGAGATTCAGCGAGGAAAAAGTCCGCGCGATGGGCCGGCAGGCGGCGGGCGTGCAGGGTATCCGGCTGAAAAAAGGCGACGTGGTGACAAGCATGGATGTGGTGAACAAGGATGGCGCATTGCTTGTGGTCACGACAGGCGGTTTCGGCAAACAAACTCCATTGAAGGAATATGCCCCGAAGGGCCGCGCTACTGGGGGCATTGCGACGATCGATCAGAAAGCGCTGAAGGAGATCGGTAAGATCGCCGCGGCGCGTGTCGTACAAAAGGAAGACGACCTGACGATCATGACCGCCAATGGCGTGGTGATTCGGTTGAAAGTGAAGGATGTGAAGCAGTCGGGGCGGGCCACCAAGGGCGTGCATCTCATCAAGCCGCAGGATGGCGACAGCGTGGCTTCTGTGGCGCGCATCTCGGCGGATGACCTGAAGAAGGCGGGCGCTCCGATGGAAGATAAAGAAGCAGAGCCTCAACCCAAGCTGGTATAA
- a CDS encoding biotin--[acetyl-CoA-carboxylase] ligase, with the protein MNESSLKKHLSKFDLGGLRWLDSIGSTNDEALAWAAKGAKDLSLVIADEQTQGRGRLNRKWHTPLGSAIAMSLILRPDEPMRPHLSRTVGLAALSLSDACLALGLSPAIKWPNDILLDGKKVAGILVETVWSGEEADSLVIGMGINVNRESVPPADSLQFPATSLEDHLAVMPKREEVISLVLDPMIRWRKKIETGEFITAWEDRLAFRGETVQIHSGNEEIVPGILEGLESDGSLRLRDEHDKIVSIRFGDVSLRPSA; encoded by the coding sequence ATGAACGAATCCTCCCTCAAAAAACATCTTTCAAAATTCGATCTCGGCGGCTTACGCTGGCTCGATTCCATCGGCTCGACGAACGATGAAGCCCTGGCTTGGGCTGCGAAAGGGGCAAAGGATTTATCGCTGGTGATCGCCGACGAACAAACGCAGGGGCGGGGGCGGTTGAATCGCAAATGGCATACACCCTTGGGCAGCGCCATTGCGATGAGTTTGATCCTGCGCCCGGACGAGCCCATGCGCCCGCATCTCTCGCGGACCGTGGGTCTGGCAGCCCTCTCGTTATCGGATGCCTGCCTTGCGCTGGGACTTTCACCCGCAATCAAATGGCCCAACGATATTCTTCTGGATGGAAAAAAAGTTGCGGGGATTCTGGTCGAAACCGTGTGGTCCGGCGAAGAGGCGGATTCGCTGGTGATCGGCATGGGAATCAATGTCAACAGGGAATCCGTACCGCCTGCGGATTCACTCCAATTCCCCGCAACAAGTCTGGAAGATCACCTGGCCGTGATGCCAAAACGCGAAGAAGTGATCTCGCTCGTACTGGATCCCATGATTCGATGGCGCAAAAAAATCGAGACCGGGGAATTCATTACAGCCTGGGAGGATCGGCTTGCATTTCGCGGCGAGACGGTTCAAATCCATTCGGGAAACGAAGAAATCGTTCCCGGCATCCTGGAAGGCTTGGAATCTGATGGAAGTTTAAGGTTGCGGGACGAACATGACAAAATCGTAAGCATCCGATTCGGGGATGTCAGCCTGCGCCCCTCCGCGTGA